A section of the Roseivirga sp. BDSF3-8 genome encodes:
- a CDS encoding AAA family ATPase, with product MDKSQLKFTIDDFRAIKNAEIDLNGITVIAGENGSGKSTISKLVYQSLNVSSNFDEYVDAAISRDLRKHNRTFDFLGREYLSPKDYLLLKRYLNNASHTEQLSMFDENTEYSDVVSFLKEKIGKRIESEKNQYRIKKILSRISESYVDDDLDSVFDLVNDEILSAQKNALALKKERSIEIYNEYMYKYFNDLKEESFKIKEFGENIVDINNNKLLPIHSIEKVFYIDSPMLLDVNNTTIQHWEDLHNYIRRNYRNKEINSKVGSILKEDIIKGEVSVDEAGYNEYTFTRKDGKVYNLLNCATGLKSFSILQMLGKSGAFDENTLMIIDEPEAHLHPQWVVEYARLIVLLNKNLGVRFLIASHHPDMISALKYISNEEGVEDGLNYYLSKKYKNSYMYTYKYLKLDIEEIFTSFNIALDRIEQYGKEH from the coding sequence ATGGATAAGTCTCAGTTAAAATTTACTATTGACGATTTTAGAGCAATCAAAAACGCGGAAATTGATTTAAATGGTATCACGGTAATAGCTGGTGAAAATGGAAGCGGCAAAAGTACCATTTCTAAATTAGTGTATCAGTCTTTGAATGTGTCTAGTAATTTTGATGAGTATGTTGACGCCGCAATCAGTAGAGATTTAAGAAAGCACAATCGGACATTTGACTTTTTAGGTAGAGAGTATTTGAGCCCGAAAGATTATCTTTTACTTAAAAGATATCTTAACAATGCTTCTCATACAGAACAACTCTCTATGTTCGATGAGAATACTGAGTATAGTGATGTTGTTTCTTTTTTAAAGGAAAAAATAGGCAAACGGATTGAGAGTGAGAAGAACCAATACAGAATAAAGAAAATTTTATCCAGAATAAGCGAAAGCTATGTTGATGATGATCTCGACTCCGTGTTTGATTTGGTCAATGATGAAATACTTTCGGCACAGAAAAATGCATTAGCACTGAAGAAAGAAAGAAGTATTGAAATATATAATGAATATATGTATAAATACTTTAATGATTTAAAAGAAGAAAGCTTTAAAATAAAGGAGTTTGGTGAAAATATAGTTGATATTAATAATAATAAGTTATTGCCCATTCACTCCATAGAAAAAGTTTTTTATATTGATTCACCTATGCTACTTGATGTTAATAATACAACAATCCAACATTGGGAAGATTTGCATAACTACATTAGAAGAAATTACCGTAATAAAGAAATCAATAGTAAGGTAGGTTCAATTCTGAAAGAAGATATTATCAAAGGAGAAGTATCAGTTGATGAGGCTGGTTATAATGAATATACTTTTACGCGGAAAGATGGGAAGGTATATAACTTACTAAATTGTGCTACTGGCTTAAAATCTTTTTCAATCCTCCAAATGCTTGGAAAGTCTGGTGCTTTTGATGAAAATACTTTAATGATAATAGATGAGCCTGAAGCCCATTTGCATCCCCAGTGGGTGGTGGAATATGCAAGGTTAATTGTTTTGCTGAATAAAAATCTGGGTGTAAGATTTTTAATTGCTAGTCATCATCCTGACATGATTAGTGCGTTAAAATATATATCAAATGAAGAAGGTGTCGAGGATGGTTTGAATTATTATCTTTCAAAAAAATATAAAAATAGCTATATGTATACTTATAAGTACCTAAAGTTAGATATTGAAGAAATATTCACTTCGTTTAATATAGCCTTAGATCGTATCGAGCAATATGGAAAGGAACACTGA
- a CDS encoding SMI1/KNR4 family protein has protein sequence MTPEDISYIESQLKVTLPDHYTDMLLRYPEDLKQLDHHGEYLIDDPYYLIRLNTMFGRSGVPEKYFAIGHNLGGDYYFIQLNSEETTVYYFDHEETADSEAEHYWDESLNKEHDNLEEYKNWLIETLGG, from the coding sequence ATGACACCAGAAGATATCAGCTATATAGAAAGCCAGTTAAAAGTGACCCTGCCGGATCACTATACAGATATGTTACTCAGGTACCCGGAGGATCTGAAGCAACTGGATCATCATGGGGAATATCTTATAGACGACCCCTACTACCTCATCAGGCTCAATACCATGTTTGGCCGTAGCGGCGTGCCGGAAAAGTACTTCGCGATCGGGCATAACCTGGGGGGTGATTATTACTTCATACAACTTAACAGCGAGGAGACCACGGTCTATTACTTTGACCATGAGGAAACGGCGGATTCAGAGGCCGAGCACTATTGGGATGAGTCACTGAATAAGGAGCATGACAACCTGGAGGAATATAAGAACTGGCTGATTGAAACGCTTGGGGGCTGA
- the pgk gene encoding phosphoglycerate kinase, with protein sequence MKTVDSYDFSGKKALVRVDFNVPLDKEQHITDDTRIRAAVPTIRKILQDGGSPILMSHLGRPKNGPEDKFSLRHLVDHLQSTFGTTVHFADDCVGEQARDKAAALKPGEILLLENVRFHEGETKGDEEFAKKLASLGDVYVNDAFGAAHRAHASTTVAAQYFEDRMAGYVMKAELENADRVLGDAQKPYTAIMGGAKISDKILIIEKLLDRVDNLIIGGGMSYTFFKAMGGTIGNSLVEEDKVDLANELIQKAKEKGVHLHLPIDSVAGDAFSNDADTKVVQNHAIPEGYMGLDIGPEAREVFADVIARSKTVLWNGPMGVFEMPAFANGTRRVAEAVVQATEHNGAFSLIGGGDSAAAVNTFGYGERVSYVSTGGGALLEYMEGKELPGIAALK encoded by the coding sequence ATGAAAACGGTAGATTCCTACGACTTTTCAGGAAAAAAAGCCCTGGTGAGGGTGGACTTCAACGTTCCCCTGGACAAAGAGCAGCACATTACCGACGATACGCGGATACGGGCTGCGGTGCCTACCATCAGAAAGATACTCCAGGATGGTGGCTCTCCGATACTCATGTCTCACCTGGGACGGCCTAAGAATGGCCCGGAAGATAAATTCTCCCTTCGCCACCTGGTAGACCACCTTCAGAGTACATTTGGTACTACTGTGCACTTTGCCGATGACTGTGTGGGCGAGCAGGCCCGTGATAAGGCGGCTGCCCTGAAGCCGGGCGAGATCCTGCTGCTGGAAAATGTACGTTTCCATGAGGGGGAGACCAAAGGGGATGAGGAATTTGCTAAAAAGCTCGCCAGCCTGGGCGATGTATATGTAAACGATGCCTTTGGTGCTGCTCACCGCGCTCATGCTTCCACCACAGTGGCGGCGCAGTATTTTGAAGACCGCATGGCGGGATATGTGATGAAGGCGGAACTGGAAAATGCGGATCGAGTACTGGGAGACGCGCAGAAGCCTTACACGGCTATAATGGGTGGGGCCAAGATATCGGATAAAATACTCATTATCGAAAAGCTGCTGGACAGGGTGGATAACCTGATCATTGGCGGCGGCATGTCATACACCTTCTTCAAAGCCATGGGAGGAACTATTGGTAACTCACTGGTGGAAGAGGATAAGGTTGACCTGGCGAATGAACTGATCCAGAAAGCGAAAGAGAAAGGGGTGCACCTGCACTTGCCTATTGACTCTGTGGCGGGAGACGCGTTCTCTAACGATGCGGATACGAAGGTGGTACAGAACCACGCTATCCCCGAGGGGTACATGGGACTGGACATTGGCCCGGAAGCCCGCGAGGTATTTGCGGATGTGATAGCCCGGTCTAAAACGGTACTGTGGAACGGCCCGATGGGTGTGTTCGAAATGCCGGCATTTGCTAACGGTACACGCCGTGTGGCTGAGGCGGTGGTACAGGCCACCGAGCATAATGGAGCATTTAGCCTCATAGGTGGTGGCGACAGCGCAGCGGCTGTTAATACTTTCGGATACGGTGAGCGGGTGAGCTATGTGTCCACGGGTGGCGGTGCGCTCCTGGAATATATGGAAGGCAAAGAGCTGCCTGGCATAGCTGCACTTAAATAA
- a CDS encoding acyl-CoA thioesterase: MDFSLDAFCYSTVIQTRWSDFDMLGHANNAVYITWLETARMNYVLEVGGWDHREYGMVVAHVSIDYKRPVEMKHSRPEVLIRTSHLGKSSFKLDYAIISRGKDGEVTLHTLAHTVMVTLDPVKGTPIPLPDMLRKQLSGGNTETSSAK, from the coding sequence ATGGACTTTTCACTGGACGCCTTCTGCTATTCTACTGTTATCCAAACCCGCTGGTCTGATTTTGACATGCTGGGCCATGCTAATAATGCCGTATACATTACCTGGCTGGAAACAGCCCGTATGAACTACGTACTGGAGGTAGGTGGCTGGGACCACCGCGAATATGGTATGGTAGTAGCTCATGTGAGTATAGATTACAAAAGGCCGGTAGAGATGAAACATTCCCGACCGGAGGTACTCATCCGCACCTCCCACCTGGGCAAGAGCAGTTTCAAGCTGGACTACGCCATAATATCAAGGGGGAAAGACGGAGAGGTGACCCTGCATACCCTGGCCCATACCGTTATGGTAACGCTGGATCCTGTAAAGGGTACCCCCATACCCCTGCCGGACATGCTTCGCAAACAGCTTTCGGGAGGCAACACTGAAACCTCCTCTGCAAAATAA
- a CDS encoding nuclear transport factor 2 family protein: MKEQYRKMVESYVRAYNNFDIEGMTQNLDEDMVFENISNGKVDLRTEGLEEFRQQAESAKQYFKQREQIIESWDFSGSTVRIAIQYKALLAIDLPNGLKSGDTLEIEGESEFEFVDGKIKKITDKS, from the coding sequence ATGAAAGAACAATACAGAAAGATGGTAGAAAGCTATGTCAGAGCCTACAATAACTTTGACATAGAAGGAATGACCCAAAACCTTGATGAAGATATGGTGTTCGAAAATATCTCGAATGGTAAAGTCGATCTTAGGACCGAAGGTTTGGAAGAATTCAGGCAACAGGCAGAATCAGCCAAGCAATATTTTAAACAAAGGGAACAAATAATCGAATCCTGGGATTTCAGCGGCTCAACAGTAAGAATTGCCATTCAATATAAAGCCCTGTTAGCTATCGATTTGCCCAACGGACTTAAATCTGGCGATACCCTGGAAATAGAAGGGGAATCCGAATTTGAATTTGTGGATGGAAAAATTAAAAAAATAACGGATAAAAGCTAA
- a CDS encoding ATP-dependent DNA helicase RecQ: MASYSDPRHILRQYWGYETFRPLQEDIVRASLEGKDVLALLPTGGGKSVCFQVPALAKEGICLVVSPLIALMKDQVAQLNRRDIAAVAIYSGMKPREIDITLDNCVYGNIKFLYVSPERLKTELFRERLQRMNVNLIAIDEAHCISQWGYDFRPPYLEIAELRELLPEVPVIALTATATPEVRDDIRDKLAFRTVQEVFRKSFARANLSYSVRYEDNKDGKLLEILRVVKGSAVVYVRSRKRTQQIAQWLTKQGISADYYHAGLSNEQRDQKQDAWIKSHTRVIVATNAFGMGIDKPDVRVVAHMDLPDTLEAYYQEAGRAGRDEKKAYAVVLYNQDDLEALRSRVQQAYPSIDYLRRVYQCLANYYKIAVGSSQMESYDFDLQAFAHTYRLQALEAYHALKKLEEEGFIQLNESFYQPSRAYFTMDNRDLYRFQIEQGAYDPLIKALLRHYGGELFSTFVKIDERQLGGSIDKPAGEVVRMMNFLHEREVLIYDPKKDRPQVTFITARFDSTKLPIDKELLDQRRKLNIDKAESVITYVTHHHRCRTQILLEYFGEINDDRCGVCDICVEEKKAGKLSPETEKEAEEAIINLLSNNGPLLPDQVKEKLQTARLSATKAEAFTLSLRHLIEEGRVKYDEMGRLRLS, from the coding sequence TTGGCAAGCTACAGCGATCCACGGCATATACTGCGACAGTACTGGGGCTACGAGACCTTCAGGCCCCTGCAGGAAGATATTGTACGCGCTTCCCTGGAGGGGAAGGATGTATTGGCCCTGCTTCCCACGGGCGGTGGTAAGTCTGTGTGCTTTCAGGTGCCTGCTCTTGCTAAAGAGGGCATCTGCCTCGTGGTCTCTCCTCTTATAGCTCTTATGAAGGACCAGGTGGCCCAGCTGAACCGGCGGGATATTGCCGCCGTGGCTATCTACAGCGGCATGAAGCCCCGGGAAATTGATATTACGCTGGATAACTGCGTCTACGGCAATATCAAATTTCTCTACGTATCCCCCGAGCGCCTGAAGACGGAGCTCTTTCGGGAGCGCCTGCAGCGCATGAATGTAAACCTTATTGCGATAGACGAAGCTCACTGTATCAGTCAGTGGGGCTATGACTTCCGGCCGCCTTACCTGGAGATAGCCGAGCTGCGCGAGTTGCTACCGGAGGTACCCGTCATAGCCCTTACGGCGACGGCGACCCCAGAGGTGCGGGATGATATACGTGATAAGCTCGCTTTCCGTACGGTGCAGGAGGTGTTTCGAAAAAGCTTCGCCCGTGCCAACCTGTCTTACTCTGTGCGCTATGAGGATAATAAGGACGGCAAACTGCTGGAGATACTCCGGGTGGTAAAGGGCAGCGCGGTGGTGTACGTGCGTAGTCGCAAGCGTACGCAGCAGATAGCGCAGTGGCTCACGAAGCAGGGTATCTCTGCGGACTACTACCACGCGGGGCTTAGCAATGAGCAGCGCGACCAGAAGCAGGATGCCTGGATCAAGAGCCATACGCGGGTGATAGTTGCCACTAATGCCTTTGGCATGGGCATAGACAAGCCGGATGTACGTGTAGTGGCTCACATGGACCTGCCGGACACGCTGGAGGCTTACTACCAGGAGGCGGGCCGGGCGGGCCGTGATGAGAAGAAGGCTTACGCGGTGGTGCTGTATAACCAGGATGACCTTGAGGCCTTGCGCAGCCGTGTACAGCAGGCTTACCCTTCCATCGACTACCTGCGCCGGGTGTATCAGTGCCTGGCTAACTATTATAAGATAGCAGTGGGCAGCAGCCAGATGGAGAGCTATGACTTCGACCTGCAGGCCTTTGCGCATACGTACCGGCTGCAAGCGCTGGAGGCCTACCACGCCCTGAAAAAGCTGGAGGAAGAGGGCTTTATCCAGCTCAATGAAAGCTTCTATCAGCCGAGCCGGGCTTACTTTACGATGGATAACCGCGACTTGTACCGCTTCCAGATAGAGCAGGGGGCTTATGATCCGCTTATCAAGGCGCTGCTGCGGCACTATGGGGGTGAGCTTTTCAGTACGTTTGTGAAGATAGATGAGAGGCAACTGGGTGGCTCTATCGATAAGCCGGCCGGTGAGGTGGTGCGCATGATGAACTTCTTGCACGAGCGTGAGGTGCTCATCTACGACCCTAAGAAGGACCGCCCGCAGGTGACGTTCATTACCGCCCGCTTTGACTCTACCAAACTGCCTATAGACAAGGAACTGCTGGACCAGCGCCGCAAGCTGAATATAGACAAAGCTGAGTCGGTCATTACCTACGTTACGCACCACCACCGCTGCCGTACGCAGATACTCCTGGAGTACTTTGGCGAGATCAATGACGATAGGTGTGGGGTATGCGATATCTGTGTGGAAGAGAAAAAGGCGGGGAAGCTTAGCCCCGAGACTGAAAAGGAAGCCGAAGAGGCTATTATTAACCTGCTAAGTAACAATGGCCCTCTGCTGCCTGACCAGGTGAAGGAAAAGCTGCAAACCGCCCGGCTATCAGCTACGAAAGCGGAGGCCTTTACCCTGTCTCTCCGCCATCTCATAGAGGAGGGCCGTGTGAAGTATGATGAGATGGGCCGGCTAAGGCTTAGTTGA
- a CDS encoding L-threonylcarbamoyladenylate synthase, whose amino-acid sequence MMETGKDLEKARKLLRNGDLVAIPTETVYGLAANALNPQAVTRIFEVKNRPSFDPLIVHIAGMDRLNELTTNVPDAALKLAEAFWPGPLTLLLPRKPVIPDLVTSGLDTVGIRVPDHALTLELLRDLDFPLAAPSANPFGYISPTRPSHVEDQLGTKIPYVLDGGHCDIGIESTIIGFENEEIVVFRMGGKSLEEIEDVVGKVQVRDHSASDPRAPGMLKSHYAPRTRLKLVDMEDLLDEHLLTERVAILSFRDSFPQIESERQFVLSETGDLSEAARRLFSGLRELDRHNPGLILAERVPDYGLGRAINDRLRRASAGSD is encoded by the coding sequence ATGATGGAAACAGGAAAGGACCTGGAAAAGGCCCGCAAACTTCTTCGTAATGGTGACCTGGTGGCTATACCTACTGAAACAGTGTATGGCCTGGCTGCCAATGCACTGAACCCCCAGGCGGTCACACGGATTTTTGAGGTAAAGAACCGCCCTTCTTTCGATCCTCTTATCGTGCATATTGCCGGAATGGACCGGCTGAATGAACTGACTACTAATGTGCCTGATGCGGCCCTGAAACTGGCGGAGGCTTTCTGGCCGGGCCCTCTTACTCTGTTGCTGCCGCGTAAGCCTGTTATACCGGACCTGGTTACTTCGGGACTGGACACGGTGGGCATCCGGGTGCCGGATCACGCCCTTACACTTGAGTTACTTCGTGACCTGGATTTTCCTCTTGCTGCTCCCAGTGCGAACCCTTTCGGTTATATAAGCCCTACGCGGCCGAGCCATGTAGAGGACCAGTTGGGCACTAAGATTCCCTATGTATTGGATGGAGGGCACTGCGATATAGGTATCGAGAGTACCATTATCGGGTTTGAGAATGAGGAGATCGTGGTATTCCGGATGGGGGGCAAGAGCCTGGAGGAGATAGAAGATGTGGTAGGTAAGGTACAGGTACGCGACCACAGTGCCTCTGACCCGCGGGCGCCCGGCATGCTGAAGAGCCACTACGCCCCGCGCACCCGGCTGAAACTGGTGGATATGGAGGACCTGCTGGACGAACATCTGCTGACAGAGCGTGTTGCTATTCTAAGCTTTCGCGATAGCTTTCCGCAGATTGAAAGCGAGCGGCAGTTTGTGCTCAGTGAAACCGGTGACCTCTCAGAGGCTGCTCGCCGCCTGTTTAGCGGGCTGCGCGAGCTGGACAGGCATAATCCCGGCCTTATACTGGCAGAGCGCGTACCTGACTACGGTCTGGGCCGCGCGATAAATGACCGCCTGCGTCGCGCCTCGGCAGGTTCGGACTGA
- a CDS encoding pinensin family lanthipeptide yields MKKKNKLSLSDLKVASFATSEIKAVKGGETRPEYTCHPEACNGDAPAVIE; encoded by the coding sequence ATGAAAAAGAAGAATAAACTTTCTCTGAGTGATTTGAAAGTAGCAAGCTTTGCTACGTCTGAGATTAAAGCGGTAAAAGGCGGGGAGACCAGACCAGAATATACATGCCATCCTGAAGCGTGCAATGGGGATGCTCCGGCTGTGATTGAGTAA
- a CDS encoding trans-acting enoyl reductase family protein, which produces MNDFLIYGAYGFTGKLIARKAHEKGLAPLLAGRDEEKTKEIATELGLPWRAFSLGDSQSLDEALKGKKAVIHAAGPYSATAKPMVEACLRNGVHYLDITGELEVFEYLATLDSQAKEKGIALVPGTGFDVVPTDCLAAHLKEQLPDAHLLELAFKGGSNMSRGTALTMLENIHKGGAVRRDGAITKVPGAWRTREIPYRKDKSSLSVSIPWGDVSTAYHSTGIPNIIVYTATSPKSLKMMRLMRHIGWLLKGGPLKSVAEKQIRKKVKGPDDEARKNNRCYVWGEVKNHDGEVKQAVLETPEAYRLTAESALLAAQKIMQSKDKSGFMTPSMAFGKDYVLEIEGAERKDL; this is translated from the coding sequence ATGAACGATTTTTTAATATATGGCGCCTACGGTTTTACGGGTAAATTGATAGCCCGTAAGGCGCACGAAAAAGGACTGGCTCCCTTGCTTGCCGGTCGAGATGAGGAAAAAACGAAGGAAATAGCTACCGAGCTGGGCCTGCCCTGGCGTGCCTTTTCCCTGGGTGACAGCCAAAGTCTGGATGAGGCACTGAAAGGTAAGAAGGCCGTGATCCATGCGGCCGGTCCGTATAGTGCCACGGCTAAGCCTATGGTGGAGGCCTGCCTGCGTAATGGTGTGCATTACCTGGATATAACCGGTGAACTGGAGGTGTTTGAGTACCTGGCTACGCTTGATAGCCAGGCGAAGGAGAAGGGCATAGCCCTGGTACCCGGCACTGGCTTTGATGTGGTGCCTACGGATTGCCTGGCGGCACATCTGAAAGAACAATTGCCAGACGCCCACCTGCTGGAACTTGCCTTTAAGGGAGGCAGCAACATGTCACGAGGCACAGCCCTCACCATGCTGGAAAATATCCACAAAGGAGGTGCAGTACGCCGTGATGGAGCTATAACCAAGGTGCCCGGCGCCTGGCGTACCCGGGAGATACCCTACAGGAAAGATAAAAGCAGCCTAAGCGTGAGCATACCCTGGGGCGATGTGTCCACGGCTTATCACAGCACCGGTATCCCTAATATTATCGTATACACAGCTACTTCTCCCAAGTCACTGAAAATGATGCGACTAATGAGACACATCGGCTGGCTATTAAAAGGCGGTCCCCTGAAGTCTGTTGCTGAAAAGCAAATACGGAAAAAAGTGAAAGGCCCTGACGACGAGGCACGAAAGAATAACCGCTGTTATGTATGGGGCGAGGTGAAAAATCACGACGGGGAGGTAAAGCAGGCTGTGCTGGAAACGCCCGAGGCCTACCGCCTCACGGCCGAATCGGCCCTGCTTGCCGCACAAAAAATCATGCAGTCGAAGGATAAAAGCGGCTTTATGACCCCCTCTATGGCCTTTGGAAAGGATTACGTACTGGAAATAGAAGGGGCGGAAAGAAAAGACCTATAA
- a CDS encoding FlgD immunoglobulin-like domain containing protein, translated as MRNGQRVLPGFILLTVLFTSLLLFIYGTQAPILLPSVPDASVLLQKETELAEVESREGRESYEAAMLRNPVTGLIPANIRSRELAYSRRLPQVDGQSLRTARTGAEDWRRVGPVNVGGRTRAAAMDVRNESIMLAGGVSGGMWRSSTGGDSWTKVTGQTEVQSVTSLAQDPRSGYEDTWYYGTGEIRGNTASGGQAPYRGNGIYKSTDNGQSWRPLPSTQSDTPESLDSPFDYVNRIVADPTAITPDGAVYAAVLGGIYRSLDGGASWQLALGGNLSNESSRFTDIAVTSEGHFYATFSKVAIVGQSNIAGIFFSQDGYVWREITPLNFPPAFERIVIGISPSNEDIVYFLAASTQDYLGRYNRATDRWSNRSQNLPAFGGRVGDFDTQDSFNMLLAVHPQDENIVFLGGTNLYRSRDGFNSTEQTAWIGGYATSNDAGIYPNHHPDQHEIVFFNSSPNRMLSAHDGGLSVTTNCLAEEVLWQELNNGYVTTQFYTVSQDEIEVNDRITGGLQDNGSYTTFDDDPSQPWARVLSGDGGFTAVTQNGAVYYFSFQNSQIYRVTLNQEGGITNFARIDPVNAGLAEGQEYLFINPFVLDPNNQNRMYLAAGDVVYRNSSLLQIPPGSQDPTPVNWERLRNTYIAQGQITAIKASREPANVVYYGTNTGKVYVITNAQSGNYSVRDVTSPFFPQDETGNSAGYVASIGINPVNASQSLVAFSNYGINSIFYSADGGANYQPVSGNLEENPDGSGSGPSVRWVEIIPLEGGGYLYLAGTSTGLYSTTELNGMQTVWEQEGPFEIGTNVVPMVSYRSTDGRIVVATHGNGVFATEIANALPFATREESPSVELEQNYPNPWRAGSEFPYTFIPVNIPQNGVGRVRIYDSQGRLIRTLLQGVLPEGKQTLVWDGKNGSGGDVAAGTYICRLEFEEEVLARRIVLLR; from the coding sequence ATGAGAAACGGGCAACGCGTCCTTCCGGGATTCATCCTTCTTACGGTTCTATTCACTTCACTTCTTCTTTTTATTTACGGTACGCAGGCCCCGATCCTGCTGCCATCAGTGCCTGATGCTTCGGTGCTATTACAGAAAGAGACCGAACTGGCAGAGGTGGAAAGCCGCGAAGGCCGCGAAAGCTACGAGGCAGCCATGCTGCGCAACCCTGTTACCGGTCTCATTCCGGCTAATATCCGGAGTCGGGAACTGGCCTACAGCCGCCGGCTGCCACAGGTGGACGGCCAAAGCCTGCGTACGGCGCGTACCGGAGCGGAAGACTGGAGGCGTGTAGGTCCTGTAAATGTAGGAGGCCGTACCCGTGCGGCCGCTATGGACGTGAGAAATGAGTCCATCATGCTGGCCGGTGGCGTATCCGGTGGCATGTGGCGCAGCAGCACGGGGGGTGATAGCTGGACTAAAGTGACTGGGCAGACGGAGGTGCAAAGCGTTACCTCACTTGCGCAGGACCCACGCTCCGGATACGAGGATACGTGGTACTATGGCACTGGTGAGATCCGGGGCAATACGGCCAGCGGAGGGCAGGCGCCCTACCGAGGAAACGGTATCTATAAATCAACGGACAATGGCCAAAGCTGGCGGCCCCTTCCCTCCACCCAATCCGACACGCCCGAATCGCTGGACAGCCCCTTTGACTATGTAAACCGGATAGTGGCAGACCCCACTGCTATCACTCCTGATGGAGCGGTGTACGCGGCCGTCCTTGGCGGCATATACCGCTCCCTGGATGGGGGCGCTTCCTGGCAACTGGCCCTGGGTGGTAACCTCAGTAATGAGAGCAGTCGCTTTACCGATATTGCCGTTACCAGTGAGGGACACTTCTATGCTACCTTTAGCAAGGTGGCTATTGTGGGTCAGAGTAATATCGCCGGCATATTTTTCTCACAGGATGGCTACGTATGGCGCGAGATTACGCCCCTTAATTTTCCGCCTGCTTTTGAGCGGATCGTTATTGGTATTTCGCCGTCCAATGAAGACATTGTGTATTTTCTGGCCGCATCTACTCAGGACTACCTCGGGCGCTATAACCGTGCCACTGACCGCTGGTCTAACCGCAGCCAGAATCTCCCGGCCTTTGGAGGCCGCGTAGGGGATTTTGATACCCAGGATAGCTTTAACATGCTGCTGGCGGTACACCCGCAGGATGAGAATATCGTATTTCTGGGAGGGACTAACCTGTACCGCTCCCGGGACGGGTTTAACTCGACGGAGCAGACTGCCTGGATAGGGGGATATGCTACCTCTAACGATGCCGGTATTTACCCCAACCATCATCCGGACCAGCATGAGATCGTGTTCTTTAACAGCAGCCCTAACCGCATGCTATCGGCGCATGACGGCGGCCTTAGCGTGACCACGAACTGCCTGGCAGAGGAGGTGCTGTGGCAGGAGCTGAATAACGGCTATGTGACTACGCAGTTCTACACGGTGTCGCAGGATGAGATCGAGGTGAATGATCGTATCACAGGAGGCCTGCAGGATAATGGCTCTTATACTACTTTTGATGATGACCCCAGCCAGCCATGGGCGCGCGTGCTGAGCGGTGACGGAGGATTTACTGCCGTTACGCAAAACGGGGCGGTATACTATTTCTCTTTTCAGAACAGCCAGATATACCGCGTTACCCTCAACCAGGAAGGTGGTATCACCAACTTTGCCCGGATAGATCCTGTGAACGCCGGGCTGGCTGAGGGACAGGAATATCTCTTTATTAACCCCTTTGTACTGGATCCGAATAACCAGAACCGGATGTACCTGGCAGCGGGAGACGTGGTATACCGCAATAGCAGCCTGCTGCAGATACCTCCCGGTTCGCAGGACCCCACCCCGGTAAACTGGGAGCGGCTGCGCAACACGTATATTGCCCAGGGACAGATCACGGCCATAAAGGCCTCCCGTGAGCCTGCTAATGTGGTGTACTATGGCACTAATACCGGTAAGGTGTATGTGATCACTAATGCCCAGTCGGGCAACTACTCGGTAAGGGACGTTACGAGCCCCTTTTTCCCACAGGATGAGACTGGTAACTCTGCGGGTTATGTGGCTTCTATTGGCATTAACCCTGTAAACGCTTCACAAAGCCTGGTGGCCTTCTCTAACTATGGTATTAACAGCATCTTTTATAGTGCTGACGGGGGTGCGAATTACCAGCCGGTGTCCGGTAACCTGGAGGAGAATCCTGATGGCAGCGGCAGTGGCCCCAGTGTACGCTGGGTAGAGATCATTCCCCTGGAGGGGGGTGGCTACCTGTATCTGGCCGGCACCAGCACGGGGTTGTACTCTACCACGGAGCTTAATGGCATGCAGACGGTGTGGGAACAGGAGGGACCCTTTGAGATAGGGACGAATGTGGTGCCTATGGTTTCTTACCGCTCTACCGACGGCCGCATAGTAGTGGCTACCCACGGTAATGGCGTGTTTGCTACGGAGATAGCCAATGCCCTGCCCTTTGCTACCCGGGAGGAGAGCCCCTCTGTTGAGCTGGAGCAGAACTATCCTAACCCGTGGAGGGCGGGCAGCGAATTCCCCTATACTTTTATACCGGTGAATATCCCTCAGAATGGTGTGGGTCGCGTGAGGATATATGATAGCCAGGGGCGCCTGATACGTACCCTGCTGCAGGGCGTACTACCCGAAGGCAAGCAGACCCTGGTGTGGGACGGAAAGAATGGCTCGGGGGGCGATGTGGCCGCCGGTACCTACATCTGTCGCCTGGAATTTGAAGAGGAAGTGCTTGCCCGGCGCATTGTGCTACTGAGATAA